The following proteins come from a genomic window of Lolium rigidum isolate FL_2022 chromosome 5, APGP_CSIRO_Lrig_0.1, whole genome shotgun sequence:
- the LOC124654675 gene encoding protein ROH1-like: MPVTDYQGSSASPSPFSFGSLLSLRRDHATMPSGEEADLELFQRHLATYLGELVPAEAAEGAAVEEILSVSWIRRLLEAFILCQEEFRVVVAQARRRGALPAAAEKLVAEFHERAVKSLDVCNAARDGVDQVRRFERLADIAASVLLAPGEIHEGQLRRARKAISDLAVLLVDDTTAAASGGVASFLGAHRNRSFSRARASPSRAGAAVVGSSASASHFRSLSWSVSRTWSASRQLQAIGAGLTAPRAHEGGLAAPVYAMGCILHYTSWALVTAVPCPDRSSALLAHHLPVAPARAAFPWAPPLLSLQERLTEEGKRKDRRSSCGLLKEIHVLEKSTQKLADAIDAAPIPLFGDREVDVREAAAELAAVCAAMRDGLEPLEKQVREVFHRIVRSRVEGLDSSMHNAD; this comes from the coding sequence ATGCCGGTGACGGACTACCAGGGGTCGTCCGCGTCCCCCTCGCCCTTCTCCTTCGGCTCCCTCCTCTCGCTCCGCCGGGACCACGCCACCATGCCCTCGGGCGAGGAGGCCGACCTCGAGCTCTTCCAGCGCCACCTGGCCACGTACCTCGGGGAGCTCGTTCCCGCGGAGGCGGCCGAAGGAGCCGCCGTCGAGGAGATCCTCTCCGTCTCCTGgatccgccgcctcctcgaggccTTCATCCTCTGCCAGGAGGAGTTCCGGGTGGTCGTGGCCCAGGCGCGCCGCCGCGGGGcgcttcccgccgccgccgagaagCTCGTCGCCGAGTTCCACGAGCGGGCGGTCAAGTCCCTGGACGTCTGCAACGCGGCGCGCGACGGCGTCGACCAGGTGCGCCGCTTCGAGCGCCTCGCCGACATCGCCGCGTCCGTGCTGCTCGCGCCCGGGGAGATCCACGAGGGCCAGCTCCGCCGCGCCCGCAAGGCCATCTCCGACCTcgccgtcctcctcgtcgacgacaCCACCGCGGCCGCCAGCGGCGGCGTCGCCTCCTTCCTCGGCGCCCACCGCAACCGCTCCTTCAGCCGCGCGCGCGCCTCCCCGtcccgcgccggcgccgccgtcgtcggcTCCTCCGCGTCCGCCTCCCACTTCCGGTCCCTCTCCTGGAGCGTCTCCCGCACCTGGTCCGCGTCGCGCCAGCTGCAGGCCATCGGGGCCGGCCTCACCGCGCCGCGCGCGCACGAGGGAGGCCTCGCGGCGCCGGTCTACGCCATGGGATGCATACTGCACTACACCTCGTGGGCGCTCGTCACCGCCGTCCCGTGCCCGGACCGCTCCAGCGCGCTCCTGGCGCACCACCTGCCCGTGGCGCCCGCGCGCGCTGCATTCCCCTGGGCGCCGCCCCTCCTCTCCCTGCAAGAACGACTAACCGAGGAGGGCAAGCGCAAGGACAGGCGCTCCTCCTGCGGCCTGCTCAAGGAAATCCACGTGCTCGAGAAATCCACACAGAAGCTCGCAGACGCGATCGACGCCGCCCCCATTCCCCTCTTCGGGGACAGGGAGGTCGACGTGCGGGAGGCCGCCGCAGAGCTCGCCGCCGTCTGCGCGGCCATGAGGGACGGGCTCGAGCCGCTGGAGAAGCAGGTGCGCGAGGTGTTCCACCGCATCGTCCGCAGCCGCGTCGAGGGCCTCGATTCCTCCATGCACAATGCCGACTGA